The Pithys albifrons albifrons isolate INPA30051 chromosome 6, PitAlb_v1, whole genome shotgun sequence region GGCTGCTTGCCTGGTCATTGCTGGTGTCTCTGCTAGGGGCTGCTAGAAGAAAACTGTACATGGAGCTTTGTTGGGTGCAGATGCAAGTTCAGTGAACTGCATCTATTGATAGAAATGAGGTTTCTGTTTCACCATCACGTTCATTAAGTTCCGAAAACAGCACAGTCTTTTCATATGCTCCGTAATGCACCTACTCCCCCTTCCTTTGCAGGGTTGGCTGGGTGTGTGGCAGGGTCTTTGTAGCTTTCCCTGGGGCTCAGGGCATCCAAGGACAGCAGCAGAAGCTggtgtggcacagggagcccAGACCACAGCAGTTGGTCATGGTGATTCTGTGTGGTGGAGATGCTGGACTAGCAGCAAACAGGAGGCCCAAGAGCTAAGAAGATGCACACAGGGAGCAGCATACCAAACATGCGCCACTGAGCTGGCCCAGAATGATGTTGTCCTGTGCTCAGCCTTGGTCCTTGGTTTCTTTTTGAGGTTGTTGAGTATTTCTGTCAGAAAATGCCTCAGATCAATGCTCTGGCAGATGTAAGATGAGTTTCCTCTAGCACGGGTTTTGGCTACATAATTAATTGAGCATTTGTGCACaattaatacttttttcttgGTTGTCCAGGTTCAAGCACATGCAGATTCGTGTCAATGCAGAACCAGCTGCTTTCTACAGGTTAGTAGTGTTCATTTCTTTATATCTTCATACGGACTGTCCCAGTTCAGGACATCCTTGTTGTATTCATACATCCCAGAGGAGTCCAAGTCCTGTTGCTGCAACCAGAGCTTTCTGCCTCCTCCTTTCCATTAGAGCGTCATACAGCCTGACACATGATATGTTATTTCCATTCTGTGCACCATCTTCAGAAATAATCCACAACTGAAGACAACTGtttttcctctgcctccctTCTAACATCCCCAGAGGCCAGATACAGATCTGGTGCTGGCTTAGAAACAATTGGTGGTATTTTGCCAGGTCCATACCTGGAAGATTGCTGGAAGTTAAACCATGTCTTGTTCTTCTGAGAATTTGCTGCGTGTTGCTAACACCTGCTGTTAGTAACCTGTATGTCGTCTGTGAGTGTGGAAGCTGCTGCCTGGCCACCTTCCCTCTGCTTGCTCCTCTTGGTCAGTCTGTACCCTGACCCTCCCTTTGCTGTACTGCTGCTCTGAATTTGCTCAGAGGCATTAaccccagagctgagcagttGTGAGCCTGGCAGCATCTCCTTGTTCAGTGATGCCCTGAAGTCTGTTGAACTGCTGCTTGGTTCACAGAAATGTTGAGAACACAGGAAAAGAGTCATGATTTTACTGCAACTTGTTTTGGGGTGGCAGGAGGTTGTTGCTTCTCTCTTGTCACAAGTTTGCCCTTACCCTGCACattgcaaaattgcacttttccCAGAATTTAAACAAGTAGCATCTGTCCTCTCTGTGGTCTTCCCTGCCTGTGATCAGTATTTGTCTCCTTCATGCTGTAATGACTGGGCATTTCAAGTGTTGTGGTGCTGTCCCCAAAGAGTTTGATTCAAAATCACTTATTTCATAAAGATTTATATTGAGAGGTATGAAACTGATTTAAATAACTGAAATCAATCTTGGTTTGCATTAGCAAGTCTGAGTTACTTCTTTGTGGACTGGTTGATTCCTAGTGGTTGATGATAATTTTTTGTAATGGAGAAGATACTCTAGTTACGTGCTCTTATTTAAGCTGCAATTCTTTTCCTCAGAATTTTGAAGTTTTTTATTCTATTACTaagtagaaaatgaaaaattaatcatACCAGAAAACAGAGTGTCTTACTTCAGTGCAGTGTGTTAATAGAAAAGGTTCATTTTGTGGGAAACCAGAATTAAATTGAACTGCACAAAACCAGGAATTTTCATGGCATTcctcttaattaaaaataaataaattattttaaaggttgCATTCCTAGAATCCTGCAAGAGGAGGAGCATGAAGTGAGTGGTTGGTTTTGACTGCTCAGCTTCTCTAGCTGTTAGACCTTGTCCTCTTGCACCTGTCTGACCATTGTTTTGgttaaggaagaaataaaagctgagCACTGTCACTTCTTTAAGTTTTTGTTTCTAAGCCTTTGGCAAACTTGCTTTAAAAGTGAAGTGAATGGAAGTAAAAGAGGAACCAATACAGCAATCTCTCCTCCtctgcaacagaaaaaatagCTCTAGTCCCCAGTGCCTTGCTTGCCTTTAACTCCTTGTGTCCAAGGCTTTGTCCTTTCTGAATAAATAGCAAAGATTGCAGTTCAGTAGTTACCTGAGTTGGGTTGTAGGCCAATAATGCCAAACTGAATTCTAGCCTGGtgcatttttgaaaaagaaaatgcgTTTTTCTAAGAGCTGAGAATCTTTAGAAATGAGACttcaaaaatgttaatttagaTGTTTTTGTGCAGCTTCTGGCCTTATCTGCTTGGGCTCTAGTGACACTTCTGTTGCATGGAACGTGGGGGGAGTGTGGGTGTGTACTGGGCACAAGCCTGTGTTGAGCATCAGGGGCAATAGCTGCCGTGGCAGGTGGGAGCCTGGAGTGAGATGTGGATCTCTGCATTTTGCCACCTGAGGGCAGTCCAGCTcttgcaaagcagcagcaggagctgctacGCTTGCTGAAGGTGGTGGTTTAGAGCAGAGATGTCTCCTTGCTACTGTATCAGCCTGGCCACAGGTGCATCACTAAATTGGGTTGTGGGTGACCCAATGGAGGTagccctgggaaaggggagttgtGACACTGGGGTTACCTACATGGGAGCTGCACTGCTCAGGGCTTGTCTTTCTTCCACTCCTCTGGAGTGGGAAATAGGGAGAGGTGGACTCGGGCTGCTGGCCATGTAGGCTGTGTGGGCTTATTACAACCTTCTGAactcccctctgccctctctctTCCGGCTCTACCTGTGCCTCTCTTCGACCCAGGCTCTGCTTGGGAAATGTGTTTGGCCTTGGATGTGCATTGCCCCAGGATGGGGCCTTGCAGACAGTATCTGGCCTTGCCTCATCTCCTGTATGCAATAGAAGCATCTGCATGCTCTGGGAGATATTTACAAGACTGCTTGTTTCAGCCAGTTTCTTGATGATGCCCTTCAGAAAGGTGCTTTTGGCTGTTCAGTTGCTGCTCAATGAAGAGCTTGTAACTTGGAGGTGAAGATGCGAGACCCATTCCAAGTCTCAGTTTTAAAGCCCAGGGTCCTGAGATGTCTGTGGTACTCTCGGAATCTTATTTTACAGGGCCGGGCGAGTGGAGCACATGCGCACGaaccagaggctgcagagcctccTGCAGACCCAGAGGGAGCTGATAGGCAAGGAGCTGTGGCTATACAGTGAGTGGGGAGCTTGGAGGGTGAAGTGGGGTATATGGTAGCTCCATTGTGTTGGCCCTACTGGTAGAGCAGTTGGGTGAGTGCTGCCTTTTCCTCTCCCACCTCTTGCTGCTGGTGCATGAAAGCCCTGAGGGTGAACAGAGggtgcctcctgctgtgctaAATGGGGATCCTATTGTGTAAAAGCCTCATAGAGAGGCAAAGCTGTGGGGAACCCAGAATTTGCAGAAATCTGGCTTTCTGTGGGGCAGGTGTTCAAAGGCCAGGAAAAAATCAAAGGGCTTGAGCTTTAGGGCAGGGCAAGACTGTATGTGTAGTGAGAAGCTGTGAAAACTTCTTTCCTATAAAGCTTGTCCCTTAAGCATGGTTGTCTCCTCAGAATCTCCCTTCTCTCATTGTCAATGAGTCCGGGCTTTGGCTTTAAATGACAACTATAAAGACAGCTCTTCCTTGTCTTCAGCAGCATCTCAAAGCTTCTGAGCAGTGTACGGGAGGGGGAGCCCTGAACAGAGGTGTCTGTGGGAATTTGGAATCTTAAGTCTTTCTGTGGTGTGCTCCAAGATACACTTCATGGAGAACTATCTCACCCTAGAGCTTTCTTTTTGCCATCCCTCCTATTTACTGTGAGTCAGCCAGGCCCCTGAAGCACAGAAACAATCAGGCAAAGTGACTTTTGCCCCATGGTGGTTTCTGACCTGTGTTTGTGGATGACGTTTCTCTGGTCAGAAGTCTGCTCCAAAGTGCTCTTTGCTTGGCAAATGAATTTTCACCCTGGTGCTTGTGCTGTCCTGTGAAATGGGTTCTTCTGCTCTGGTGCATCATAAAGTGCTGAGACAAGAATGCAGATCTTCCTCTGACTGGGCTCATGGGCCAGACTTGAGCCTGGCTGGGACAGAGGTTCCTACTGTAACTCATTGTCTTCTCTCAATGTGCTTCTGCCCAGTTGGAATCAACACCTTTGACTATCTGGGTAGCATTCTGAGCTACGTTGTCATTGCTATTCCCATCTTTTCTGGGGTCTACGGTGACCTGAGTCCAACAGAGCTCAGTGCCCTCGTCAGCAAGGTGAGCTAAGGCTGATTTCCCAAACTCCATTGTGGATGGTGAGCAGGCATGACGACAGAGGTTTCATGAGGCACTGGTGGCCCTGGGGATGGATAAACCTGCAGCACCTGACCTTCAGGTTACACTGTCCCTACCCATGGAAATGGGAGCTTGTAGCCAGCTGGTATATGATTAACCTCGGGGTGAGAGCTGTCAAGGTCACATCTACATAAGTGTTTCCTAGCTCAGACCTCTGTGTCTAGAAACATTATGATGTCAGAAAGTCTCTGGCTTTCAGCAGTGGAGGGGGATGGGTTCTGCACAGTATTGCAGGTCTGGGTTATGCCTTGGGCCACTGCCTGTTGTGGCTGTGGCCACAAACAAGGCCAAGCTGGCTTGTATTTGCCTTCCTGACCTGACTCATTACCACATACTTAAAATTGCCTTGTGATAGAGAAAGCAGAGCTAAATATAGCTAAATGAGCACTGCAGGCTGAGACACCCTTCTCTGAGCCATATACGGTGCTGGGGCAGGGTTGGTGGCAGGGATCTGTGTGACTTAGTGTAAGTGTGCTGGACCCTAGGCTGGCAAGCAGGCACTCTGCAAACACCATCCCTGGGTGGCAGGACATGTGTCCAGCTGGCAAAAACTGCTATACTGAGCAGGGAAGCCCTGCTCCTTTCAGATGTGGTCACCTTCTCCTTCACTCCCACCACCCTGGTTGACTTCACAACCTCTCATTCATCTTTCAGAGACATCTGACATGGCCGAATGTGTGGACTTCTTGGCTGCCTCCTTGCAGTCATGAAGTAAGGCACAGTGCCCAAGCTCAGCACTGATTCTTACTCTGGCATGTGGTTTCTCCCCAGAATGCCTTCGTTTCCATCTACCTCATTGGCTGCTTCAGCCAGCTCATAGATCTCTCCAGCACTGTGACTGATGTAGCTGGCTACACGCACAGGTGAGCTTCTCTGTGGGCACATCTCTGAGAGAAGGGAAGTGCAGGAGAAGACCCTGCCCTGAGCTAAAAAGTAAGAAACAATTGCTAGTGTGCAAACATGGGCAAGTTTGGATATTGTGAGGAAGCTGCTGGAGTTGTCCATGGCATTCATGCAACTTCTTCTTTGTCTAGGATTGGTGAACTGCAGGAGACCTTGCTGAGccttggcagaaaaaaaaatggtaactACTCAGAAGCCAAAACCAGCTGGGATTTGGATGGGTGAGTCTCTTCTCAGCAACTGGCTGGCTTGCAGCTTATGTGCCAGAGTGGGGCTGCCATGGGATGGAGGTGGCCCTTGGTGTCACAGTCTGTTGCACACAGTTGGTTGGAGCAGGCAGTGCTCACTGTGATTTGTCCTGGGGTGTGTGAAGCAGGGCTGCTGTCACAGAGGCACAGGAGGTCTAAGATGCGTGACCTTTGCCAGTCTCAGCGTGGTTGCTTACCCCCAGATCTCTCCTCCTTTGTCTTGGTGGTGGCCCAGCAACCATTATGAGGAGGACCCAGTGCCAAGGGACACAGCTTTCCTTCTGGACCAAGTGACACTTTCGGTGCCATCCTCTGGCAAGCTGCTCATCAAGGACTTGAGTCTCAGGATCTCACAAGGAAACAGTGTGATGATTATGGGAAACACTGGTACAGGGAAGACATCTCTCCTGAGGGTCCTTGGAGGACTCTGGGAGAGCACGCGGGGTAAGGACTGCTACATGCCGCAGCCTTCTCCTTCCCAACTAAGGCTACCCTGAGTTTGGAAGGTGGCAGTGTGTTCTTGTGAGGCTGATGCCACCTTGTGATGCTGAGTGTGTCACTGATCCACTGATTGGAGGCACCTGTTTCTCACATTCTCTGGCTCTCATTGCTTTGCCCTGTGTTACACACTTCTGTGGGAATTTGTTGGCTACTTCATGGGACAGAACTACACAGGGGGCAGTGGGGAGTTGCTGTCTGGTACTGCAGGCTTGATGTGAGTGTGTCTCTGTGCAGGGAGCATCAAGATGCTGACCTGCTTTGGTCCCCGGGGAGTAGTGTTCCTACCGCAGCGGCCCTTCTTCACTGATGGAAGCCTGCGTGAGCAGGTGAGCCCAGGGGCTTTCTCTGCTttgggctcagctcagctcccagctgTGATCATGCCCTGCAAATCTCTGTGGTGCAGACAGGTCTGCAAGATACCTGtgacttttcctttccttgtgccTGAGTTCATGCCATTGCCTTTGCATCTCTGATGCACTGTGTTCAGCTCCCTCTGACATGGTTTCTTTGGCTCTGTTAAACAGGTGATCTATCCCCTGAAGGAAATCTATCCAGTTTCAGGTATGTGGAAATTCATTAGAGCGATTAACCAACTCTGTGGTGTCAGCTCACTGTTTTGTACCCAGTGGAGCTTCTCCCTTGCCGTACCCCATCAGAAACACTCAtccattttgcttttgttgctcTGGTTTTCCCTAGAAGATTTACCATAGTGTGTGTTAAAGTCAGTTCTGTGTACCCTCCCTTCTGGGAGGGAACATATGCTCTTGATAAGTATTTACTCTCTTAGTACAATGAGAACAAGCTGGCCatgctctgcctgctgtgctAGATGTGATACATGTTGATGTTCGGATACATCTGATCTGTTTGGTACAGTCGACTTTTGGTAAGCCTTGTATGCCTTCATCTTGTTTTCCATCCACCTTCATCTTTCACTGTTCCTTATTTCCAAATGATGTCCCAGGGCTTTGCATTCTGTTGAGGTCAGAATATATGGGtcctttctctcccctgccctttTCCCAAGCCAGACTACATGGTCTGCTATAGCTTGAAGATGTCCAGCACTGTTATCTGCTGCTTTCAAACACTTGGGAGTCTCAATTGCAGAGAGTAACTACAGCTGTCAGCTACTGCTGTGGCTCTTCAGCAGCTTCACAGAGGTCCATGGCAGATGCCCAGCCCTTCTACTCAGCTTTCATAGATGCTGACTGTACCAGGTCAAGTATGTGTTCTGCTCCACAGCTGATTTACCCTGAGGCATTTCTCATCTAACATAGCATCCTTTTGCCGGTTGTTGTCTGAGCCCCATTCCAATGGCTTCACCACCTTCAGTGTGCAGTCTCAGCTATAAGAGAGAAACTGGCCTTGGCAGTTGAAGCCTGGATCCTTGTGTTCTGGCTGTGTCCATCTGTGGCCATGGACTGAGCCAAATGTCAGGTTTTATCTGTGgagcccagctgctgctcacaggcATGGTTAACATTTTTAAGGAAGGCATCTTTGGGGCTCTCTGTGCCAAAGGTCAGGACCTGGTATGATTAAGTGGTCTGGTCAACTACACTGAACCTCAGTAGACCCTCCAGTCCTTCCCTTCTGCCCCACCAACTCCTCCATGCAGCTTTTGCCTCAGCACGCATTGCCTCTGCTTACGCTGTTGAGCTTTGTCCCCAGGGTCTGCAGATGATGAGAGAATTGTGCGTTTTCTGGAGCTGGCTGGGCTGGTGAGTCACTGGTAGCGCTGCTGCCTTCTTTTCTGGTGCTGCCAGCAAGGGAAGAAGGGATGATTTTTCTGTGGTAGCACAGCATGACTGTGTGCTGGACTTATGTGGGGATGTTGTCTCTAGCTGGGACAGGACTGTCTATGGgacaggaagaggaagagggatATGGAGCAACTTCAGCTCAAGTGGGGAAAGCGAGACTAGCAGGAAGAGGGTGGTTATGGTTAGAGCCATGTGCTGACAGGGTCGAGGACTGTGTTCACAAGTCTGCTGTGCTCTCTTCAGACTGATTTGCTGGCAAGGGCTGGAGGACTGGATGAGCAGGTGGACTGGAACTGGTAAGGGAGCTCACTGTAAATTTGACTGATTTTGAGTGGGCAATACTTCAAAGCAGCATGGAGGGGGGCACAAGGGACATAGGGACAGTTGCTTGTTGATGTTTCTGATATCAGAAGCCATATGATTTTCAGCAAACAAGCTCTGTTGCTTGAGGGAGACACTGAATCTTGACCCTGCTGCAGGTATGACATCCTGTCCCCGGGGGAGATGCAGAGGCTCTCGTTTGCACGGCTCTTCTACCTGCAGCCAAAATATGCAGGTGAGGGACTGACTACCaaagaaaagaggggaaaaagaaaaagtcaggGCCTGTGGTGTAAAGAGAAGCTGGTACAGAGATCTCATGAAATCCCTTGTTTGCTAGGAACATGCTTCACCATGGCCATTATTTTAGCATCATAGTACACAGAGGATTCAGGTGTGAAAACATTTCATAATTTGTGTGGAGGGTAGTAAATCATGAGGCTGTATATAAGACGTTCTCAGGGAACTAGTGATTTAATGTTCTTGGTCCAGATCAAATGACACCTGGCAGCATGCTCACCAGTTGCTATGTAAAGAAGTACATATGCTGGAGAGTGTGGTGGCAGCTGCCATATCTGAAGTTCATAAACATCTGTAGGGTTGTGGAAGCAATATGGGAAATTTAGCCATGACATGGCAAAAGAAGAcaaggaccaatgggagaaaTGGTCCTGAGAAATCACAGAAGCATCTGGGATTAGCTGTTGCGGCCAATTTCTTAGTCTCTGCTGAGTGGGCTATTGGAGGACTTGCCATGAGGGCCAGGGTGGATGTGCCAGTGTCAGTAGAAGGTAGCCACGTGTAAGTAACTCTCTTTCCCATGaagcctgcagcacagctcagtgctgtcTGGGCAAAAGGAATCTGGATTGAAAACTAAAAATTACAGAGATGATGTAAAGCAAATTGAATCTGTAGTATTCACACTTAACAGTCAGAAAGGTGCCGCAGGCCATCCTAGGTGCTCCATGTGATGTACCAGCTGCTGCTTAGCTTGGTGCTCTGGCATGCAGCCTGCCTTGAGAAGGTCGTGTCTTGGCTTTCACGCTGATGGGGACAAGGCAGTGGCTGGAGGCTGTTAAGGGAAAGGAGTGAGGGGAACAGAGCAGTTTGGATGGATTCAAGAACTTGAGGGGAAGACTGGCTTTCCCAATTGACTGacaccagctgtgccagaggaatACCAGAGTCCTTAGGCTTCTCCTCACTTGATTTCTGCAGATGCTCTTGGTGAACTCCAGTTAATAAGTGAAATGTTTTTGGCAGTTGCTGCTCTTTTGCCTAGGGGAGATGTCTGCTTGGGAGGGGATTTGAGGGGCTTATGACTTTTCTTTCAGTGCTAGATGAAGCCACCAGTGCCTTGACAGAAGAGGTGGAGCATGAACTGTACCGGCTGTGCCTTCAGCTGGGCATGACTCTGATCAGCGTGGGACACAGACCCAGCCTGGAAAAGGTGAGGTGAAAGGACAGTGTTCCATACCTCCCTGGTGGTGGCAAGACAGAGGAGGTAGAGAAGGTCTGTGGCAAGCAGAGGAGAGTGACTAAGGCTGGAGTACCTCACTGTGGGAAGACATGCCCTTGTAGAGACATCCTTTAATGCTGTGTTATTGAATTGCAGTTCCACAGCTGGATTTTGAAACTTCATGGGGAGGGAAAATGGGAGCTCACTCGATGTGAGAAGATGAAGCGGCTCCTCGCTGTGGAAGGACACTGAAAAACATGCCCTTGTCTGGCCAGACAGAGAACCTGCATAGCTTGAGAGCTCTCAGTAGCAGACGTGGTGCTGCCAGGACAGCAACTGTCAACATGGGATTCAAACAGTGCAAGGCCAGTTCTGGATTTTGCTGATGGACACAGAGCATGTCAGAACTCATGGTGTGGGGTTCTGCCAGGAGCAGACACAGCTATGCCATCCTTCTTCCAGCCTCCTTTTGCCTCCCTGGCTCTCATGGGGGAAAGGGGCTGAGCTACTAGGCCAAAGAGAAGATGCTGCCTCATGGGCCTTACAGAAACAATGGTGAGAGGAACCTCCGCTTTGGGGTGCAGTGGTGCGAGGCTAGG contains the following coding sequences:
- the ABCD4 gene encoding lysosomal cobalamin transporter ABCD4 isoform X4 translates to MASKLVISPFTLAYYTYQCFHSTGWLGPVSIFGYFVIGTITNKVLMSPIVSKLVHQEKLEGDFRFKHMQIRVNAEPAAFYRAGRVEHMRTNQRLQSLLQTQRELIGKELWLYIGINTFDYLGSILSYVVIAIPIFSGVYGDLSPTELSALVSKNAFVSIYLIGCFSQLIDLSSTVTDVAGYTHRIGELQETLLSLGRKKNGNYSEAKTSWDLDGNHYEEDPVPRDTAFLLDQVTLSVPSSGKLLIKDLSLRISQGNSVMIMGNTGTGKTSLLRVLGGLWESTRGSIKMLTCFGPRGVVFLPQRPFFTDGSLREQVIYPLKEIYPVSGSADDERIVRFLELAGLTDLLARAGGLDEQVDWNWYDILSPGEMQRLSFARLFYLQPKYAVLDEATSALTEEVEHELYRLCLQLGMTLISVGHRPSLEKFHSWILKLHGEGKWELTRCEKMKRLLAVEGH
- the ABCD4 gene encoding lysosomal cobalamin transporter ABCD4 isoform X2; the encoded protein is MAEGSGSAGGGGASGRAAPRLDGLFLRRFLRLLAVLFPGWPSPSALMFLTLLGVALLEQLVIYQVGVIPSQYYAVLGNKDFSGFKTLTAVAVTLIIVNSTLKSFSQFICNMMYVNWRKSLTEYLHSCYFQGQVYYSLHVVHEDIDNPDQRISQDVERFCKQLSSMASKLVISPFTLAYYTYQCFHSTGWLGPVSIFGYFVIGTITNKVLMSPIVSKLVHQEKLEGDFRFKHMQIRVNAEPAAFYRAGRVEHMRTNQRLQSLLQTQRELIGKELWLYIGINTFDYLGSILSYVVIAIPIFSGVYGDLSPTELSALVSKNAFVSIYLIGCFSQLIDLSSTVTDVAGYTHRIGELQETLLSLGRKKNGNYSEAKTSWDLDGNHYEEDPVPRDTAFLLDQVTLSVPSSGKLLIKDLSLRISQGNSVMIMGNTGTGKTSLLRVLGGLWESTRGSIKMLTCFGPRGVVFLPQRPFFTDGSLREQVIYPLKEIYPVSGSADDERIVRFLELAGLTDLLARAGGLDEQVDWNCAR
- the ABCD4 gene encoding lysosomal cobalamin transporter ABCD4 isoform X5, producing the protein MALPERPHVLDAARCRLAGAAGYLPGRGHPQPVLCRPRKQGLLRVQNIDCSCRDSDHSELHGTSASARMWRGSASSSAPWPASLSFHPSHWPTTHTSAFTGWLGPVSIFGYFVIGTITNKVLMSPIVSKLVHQEKLEGDFRFKHMQIRVNAEPAAFYRAGRVEHMRTNQRLQSLLQTQRELIGKELWLYIGINTFDYLGSILSYVVIAIPIFSGVYGDLSPTELSALVSKNAFVSIYLIGCFSQLIDLSSTVTDVAGYTHRIGELQETLLSLGRKKNGNYSEAKTSWDLDGNHYEEDPVPRDTAFLLDQVTLSVPSSGKLLIKDLSLRISQGNSVMIMGNTGTGKTSLLRVLGGLWESTRGSIKMLTCFGPRGVVFLPQRPFFTDGSLREQVIYPLKEIYPVSGSADDERIVRFLELAGLTDLLARAGGLDEQVDWNWYDILSPGEMQRLSFARLFYLQPKYAVLDEATSALTEEVEHELYRLCLQLGMTLISVGHRPSLEKFHSWILKLHGEGKWELTRCEKMKRLLAVEGH
- the ABCD4 gene encoding lysosomal cobalamin transporter ABCD4 isoform X3 → MAEGSGSAGGGGASGRAAPRLDGLFLRRFLRLLAVLFPGWPSPSALMFLTLLGVALLEQLVIYQVGVIPSQYYAVLGNKDFSGFKTLTAVAVTLIIVNSTLKSFSQFICNMMYVNWRKSLTEYLHSCYFQGQVYYSLHVVHEDIDNPDQRISQDVERFCKQLSSMASKLVISPFTLAYYTYQCFHSTGWLGPVSIFGYFVIGTITNKVLMSPIVSKLVHQEKLEGDFRFKHMQIRVNAEPAAFYRAGRVEHMRTNQRLQSLLQTQRELIGKELWLYIGINTFDYLGSILSYVVIAIPIFSGVYGDLSPTELSALVSKNAFVSIYLIGCFSQLIDLSSTVTDVAGYTHRIGELQETLLSLGRKKNGNYSEAKTSWDLDGNHYEEDPVPRDTAFLLDQVTLSVPSSGKLLIKDLSLRISQGNSVMIMGNTGTGKTSLLRVLGGLWESTRGSIKMLTCFGPRGVVFLPQRPFFTDGSLREQVIYPLKEIYPVSGSADDERIVRFLELAGLTDLLARAGGLDEQVDWNWYDILSPGEMQRLSFARLFYLQPKYAVLDEATSALTEEVEHELYRLCLQLGMTLISVGHRPSLEKFHSWILKLHGEGKWELTRCEKMKRLLAVEGH
- the ABCD4 gene encoding lysosomal cobalamin transporter ABCD4 isoform X1, producing MAEGSGSAGGGGASGRAAPRLDGLFLRRFLRLLAVLFPGWPSPSALMFLTLLGVALLEQLVIYQVGVIPSQYYAVLGNKDFSGFKTLTAVAVTLIIVNSTLKSFSQFICNMMYVNWRKSLTEYLHSCYFQGQVYYSLHVVHEDIDNPDQRISQDVERFCKQLSSMASKLVISPFTLAYYTYQCFHSTGWLGPVSIFGYFVIGTITNKVLMSPIVSKLVHQEKLEGDFRFKHMQIRVNAEPAAFYRAGRVEHMRTNQRLQSLLQTQRELIGKELWLYIGINTFDYLGSILSYVVIAIPIFSGVYGDLSPTELSALVSKNAFVSIYLIGCFSQLIDLSSTVTDVAGYTHRIGELQETLLSLGRKKNGNYSEAKTSWDLDGNHYEEDPVPRDTAFLLDQVTLSVPSSGKLLIKDLSLRISQGNSVMIMGNTGTGKTSLLRVLGGLWESTRGSIKMLTCFGPRGVVFLPQRPFFTDGSLREQVIYPLKEIYPVSGSADDERIVRFLELAGLTDLLARAGGLDEQVDWNWYDILSPGEMQRLSFARLFYLQPKYAVLDEATSALTEEVEHELYRLCLQLGMTLISVGHRPSLEKVLLGPYSLYKSVSNNCYHLANKAAGHS